A portion of the Sulfuricurvum kujiense DSM 16994 genome contains these proteins:
- a CDS encoding DUF748 domain-containing protein codes for MNKRAILKSLAAAAALYSVAGFFGVPYLLKNSVPEKVNEATKGGRLSIESASFNPFTFHMKLKNVSFKTPQNSDLFALKAFSINVDPLDYLWRGGLVVRDLSLREPTVTVRRDEKGDFNFKWLTELGGDSEEDKSLEPPKLIIRHLAIKNGTINYSDYSEGKAYTLDIGPVGFNLDHVDLRNLSNKNGKMRLYATINEGGFIDFSGKLDALSPLNIRGNVAFNSGKLYTPWRYFKDKFPIEVADGTAAFGFDYRFNSNDLNATELSNLYFGIDKLRIIPKGENRNLFTLSALRLKKGDVFPMKKVFNAETLSVNGVDVSVYRSQEGKIDWLTYIDEIQKAFPSDENKTSEPWNFSLGSTAVENIGIAWRDDAPREPYSVNVKNISLHSGVISSDSRSLLNFNLTSGALSVIRKRDQSLSAGLDGIAVDGITIDRARKFAQVQKISVLQPSIAFKRLSDGSIDLSYHAYAAPSRSSSSSETPWGYRIDELNVSNGSVGFVDEVPHKKVTANLDRLNMSVRGFESDPGVKSSLSFSSRLNEKSTIDLKSDIVRSSQRAKGTVELKGMDVSLADPYIEPSTYASLRRGSLSLLGTYDYRPSRTSINGKISLSDWVVNDTRDNSVLLGWDKIGATPFVYAYPDNRLKINQLSIDGFYTNALIDSKKVLNYSTLSKNPKGDANTTKKSGGNPFGLEIVKLLLHNSSANFSDLSLPLPFKSYIHDMEGSVLGISTTKNVTTFVNLRGGVDQYGLAKINGQLNTKDPKQFTDMKVAFDNLELKNYTPYSLQFLGYKIEGGKLFLNLGYKIDGGKLDASNQVVIKKIELGAEKEGGSPWPMRFIVALLEDSDGIIDIDLPIEGDVNNPDFKYGKVVWQVIGNLFTKAVTSPFRLLGSLMGIESDKLSSIDFDAGSATLLPPEIEKLDHITTMLSKRPKLALNIYGGYDEVGDVRALKGRKLVQEALKRNKNLKIDSPQAISVELLEDMAEDALERQDRKELKNKLLKQYPEEAAFVRYYSAALIDKLIPLQPLAPQELQALAQQRAETIRKYLMKTPDFEKRVTIRANESAKALKEGEIPVRLEIVIP; via the coding sequence ATGAATAAAAGGGCAATCCTCAAGTCTTTAGCGGCGGCTGCAGCACTCTATTCAGTAGCGGGGTTTTTCGGCGTTCCCTACCTTTTGAAAAATAGTGTTCCCGAAAAAGTGAATGAAGCGACAAAAGGGGGGAGGCTTTCAATAGAATCGGCCTCGTTCAACCCTTTTACATTCCATATGAAACTCAAAAACGTATCGTTTAAGACTCCCCAAAACAGCGATCTTTTTGCACTCAAAGCCTTTTCGATCAATGTCGATCCGCTAGATTATTTATGGCGCGGAGGTCTGGTCGTCCGCGATCTTTCTCTGCGGGAACCCACAGTAACCGTACGACGCGATGAGAAGGGAGATTTTAATTTTAAATGGCTGACGGAATTGGGAGGCGATTCGGAAGAAGACAAATCGTTAGAGCCTCCGAAACTTATTATCCGTCATTTGGCCATTAAAAACGGAACAATCAATTACAGCGATTACTCTGAGGGGAAAGCGTATACGCTTGATATCGGGCCTGTCGGATTTAATCTTGATCATGTCGATTTGCGAAACCTCTCAAACAAGAATGGGAAAATGCGTCTGTACGCGACGATCAACGAGGGGGGATTTATCGATTTCAGCGGAAAACTTGATGCCCTTTCTCCTCTGAACATAAGAGGAAACGTGGCATTTAATTCGGGGAAACTGTATACGCCGTGGCGCTATTTCAAAGACAAATTTCCGATTGAGGTGGCAGACGGGACGGCCGCGTTCGGATTTGACTACCGTTTTAACAGTAACGATCTCAATGCGACCGAACTCTCGAATCTGTATTTCGGAATCGACAAACTCCGCATTATCCCAAAAGGGGAAAATCGAAATCTTTTTACCCTCTCAGCGCTTCGGCTGAAAAAAGGGGACGTTTTCCCGATGAAGAAGGTATTTAATGCCGAAACACTCAGTGTGAACGGAGTTGATGTTTCGGTATACCGCTCGCAGGAGGGGAAAATTGATTGGCTGACGTATATCGACGAGATCCAAAAAGCATTTCCGAGCGATGAAAACAAGACGTCCGAACCGTGGAATTTTTCGTTGGGAAGTACGGCGGTCGAGAACATCGGCATTGCGTGGCGGGATGACGCTCCGCGAGAACCGTATAGCGTAAACGTGAAAAATATCTCTTTGCATAGCGGGGTGATCAGCAGCGATAGTCGGTCGCTTTTAAATTTCAATCTCACATCCGGTGCTTTAAGCGTTATACGTAAACGCGATCAAAGTCTGAGTGCAGGATTGGACGGGATCGCCGTTGATGGGATCACAATCGATCGTGCACGAAAATTTGCACAGGTTCAAAAAATCTCCGTTTTACAGCCTAGTATTGCTTTCAAGCGGCTATCGGACGGTTCTATTGATCTATCGTACCACGCGTACGCGGCCCCTTCCCGATCCTCTTCGTCATCCGAGACTCCGTGGGGATACCGCATCGATGAGCTGAATGTGAGCAACGGATCGGTCGGATTTGTAGATGAGGTTCCGCACAAAAAAGTGACGGCGAATTTGGATCGGCTTAATATGAGCGTAAGAGGATTTGAAAGCGATCCGGGGGTGAAATCGTCCCTTTCTTTCTCTTCGCGCCTTAATGAAAAAAGCACGATTGATCTTAAAAGCGATATTGTCCGCTCTTCTCAACGTGCCAAAGGGACGGTTGAACTAAAAGGGATGGACGTTTCGCTCGCCGACCCGTATATCGAACCGAGTACCTATGCGTCATTGCGTCGGGGGAGTCTGTCGCTCTTGGGCACGTATGATTATAGACCTTCGCGCACCTCTATAAACGGGAAAATTTCTTTGAGCGACTGGGTAGTCAATGATACACGCGATAACTCTGTGCTCTTGGGATGGGATAAAATCGGTGCGACACCGTTTGTATATGCTTATCCCGATAATCGGCTGAAAATTAATCAGCTCTCCATTGACGGGTTTTACACCAACGCGCTTATCGATTCGAAAAAAGTATTGAACTATTCGACATTGAGCAAAAACCCCAAAGGGGATGCGAATACGACCAAAAAATCAGGCGGCAATCCGTTTGGCCTTGAGATCGTCAAACTCCTTTTGCATAACAGTAGCGCAAACTTCAGCGATCTCTCTCTTCCTTTGCCGTTTAAAAGTTATATCCACGATATGGAAGGCTCCGTTCTGGGGATTTCGACGACCAAAAATGTGACCACATTCGTGAATCTTCGAGGGGGGGTCGATCAGTACGGATTGGCAAAAATCAACGGGCAGCTCAATACCAAAGATCCTAAACAATTCACCGATATGAAAGTAGCGTTCGACAATCTCGAACTTAAAAACTATACCCCGTACTCTCTTCAGTTTTTGGGCTACAAGATCGAGGGGGGGAAACTCTTTTTGAATCTGGGGTACAAGATTGACGGGGGGAAATTGGACGCTTCCAATCAAGTCGTTATCAAGAAAATTGAACTGGGTGCCGAAAAAGAGGGGGGATCGCCGTGGCCGATGCGTTTCATCGTGGCACTGCTCGAAGACAGCGACGGGATTATCGATATCGATCTTCCGATCGAAGGGGATGTGAATAATCCCGATTTCAAATACGGCAAAGTGGTATGGCAGGTAATCGGGAATCTCTTTACCAAAGCGGTTACCTCCCCGTTTAGATTGCTTGGATCGCTGATGGGGATTGAGAGTGATAAACTCTCCTCAATCGACTTTGATGCCGGTTCCGCAACGCTTCTTCCGCCGGAGATCGAAAAACTTGATCACATTACGACGATGCTTTCCAAGCGGCCAAAACTTGCTTTGAACATTTACGGCGGATACGATGAGGTCGGCGATGTTCGTGCATTGAAAGGGCGTAAACTTGTTCAAGAAGCATTAAAAAGAAACAAAAATCTAAAAATCGATTCGCCTCAGGCGATCAGCGTTGAATTATTGGAAGATATGGCGGAAGATGCTTTGGAGCGACAAGATCGAAAAGAGTTAAAAAACAAACTTTTGAAACAGTATCCCGAAGAGGCGGCATTCGTCCGGTACTATTCCGCGGCTCTCATCGACAAACTGATACCTCTTCAGCCGCTGGCTCCGCAGGAGCTTCAGGCATTGGCGCAACAACGCGCCGAGACGATTCGAAAGTATCTAATGAAAACACCGGATTTTGAAAAACGGGTTACGATACGCGCAAATGAATCGGCAAAAGCCCTCAAAGAAGGGGAGATTCCGGTTCGTTTAGAAATAGTAATCCCTTAA
- a CDS encoding ribonucleotide-diphosphate reductase subunit beta encodes MKRKQIYNPTSTEHVNDRQIFGGNPTGIFELNNIKYQWAYNLWEMMLNNTWFPKEVDMTRDAVDYKYLTEMEKTAYDKALSQLIFMDSLQTNNLMDNVNPYVTAPEINLILVRQSFEEALHSQSYAVMVDSISQNSEEIYDLWRKDMMLKTKNDSIAARYDELANDPSESAFVKACFANQILEGIYFYSGFTYIYTLARSGKMLGSAQMIRFIQRDEVTHLVLFQNIINTLRRERSDLFTEELIEEVYDMFRKAVELETAWGKYITQGQILGLTNEIVEQYIQYLADQRLTAVGLKPLYNVSHPIKWVDDFSKFNDQKTNFFEGTVTNYSKGSLSFDDF; translated from the coding sequence ATGAAGCGTAAACAAATTTACAATCCAACCTCTACTGAACATGTAAACGACCGCCAGATTTTCGGCGGCAATCCGACCGGGATTTTCGAACTCAACAATATCAAATACCAATGGGCATACAACCTCTGGGAAATGATGCTTAACAACACATGGTTCCCTAAAGAGGTCGACATGACCCGCGATGCTGTCGACTATAAATACCTCACCGAGATGGAAAAAACAGCGTACGACAAAGCCCTCTCCCAGCTTATTTTTATGGATTCTCTCCAAACGAACAATCTGATGGACAATGTCAATCCGTACGTCACCGCTCCTGAAATCAACCTCATCTTGGTGCGCCAAAGCTTCGAAGAGGCACTTCACTCCCAAAGTTATGCCGTCATGGTCGACTCCATCAGCCAAAACAGCGAAGAGATTTACGATCTTTGGCGCAAAGACATGATGCTTAAAACCAAAAATGACTCCATTGCCGCACGCTACGACGAGTTGGCAAACGACCCTAGCGAGAGCGCATTCGTCAAAGCGTGTTTTGCGAACCAGATTTTGGAGGGGATCTACTTTTACAGCGGATTTACCTATATCTATACCCTCGCCCGTTCGGGAAAAATGCTGGGAAGTGCGCAGATGATCCGCTTTATCCAGCGTGACGAGGTAACCCACCTCGTACTCTTCCAAAACATAATCAATACCCTTCGCCGCGAACGAAGCGATCTCTTCACCGAAGAGCTGATCGAAGAGGTCTACGATATGTTCCGAAAAGCGGTCGAACTTGAGACGGCATGGGGGAAATACATCACTCAGGGGCAGATTCTGGGTCTCACCAACGAAATCGTGGAACAATACATTCAGTATCTCGCCGACCAGCGTCTCACTGCCGTCGGGCTTAAACCGCTCTATAACGTTTCTCATCCGATCAAATGGGTCGACGATTTCTCCAAATTCAACGATCAAAAAACGAATTTCTTTGAAGGAACCGTTACCAACTATTCCAAAGGAAGCCTCAGCTTTGACGACTTCTAA
- a CDS encoding carbon-nitrogen hydrolase family protein → MTTSKTRSIVSLCFETNADFNTNLDRLITLIGQSSEDAIIVAPEVALSGFSYEHFDEAAAFTPHALEKLAQHVQNRLLIFTAIAKEGEDFYNIAYALHQGKILHRQAKAKLFALGSEHEYFTPGEEGTIAPFIFEGIKIGILICFELRFKTLWQQLEGCDIIAVPAQWGKLRTDHYITLTTALAVMNQCYVIASDAANDDTTAMSGIITPFGGEIRNSGAEALTSHYEARTVDSMRRYLNVGIK, encoded by the coding sequence TTGACGACTTCTAAAACCCGTTCCATCGTATCGCTCTGTTTTGAGACCAATGCGGATTTCAACACAAATCTAGACCGTCTCATCACCCTTATCGGCCAATCAAGCGAAGATGCTATTATCGTCGCCCCTGAAGTAGCTTTAAGCGGTTTTTCGTACGAACACTTTGATGAAGCGGCGGCATTTACCCCGCATGCACTTGAAAAACTCGCTCAGCATGTACAAAATCGCCTCCTAATCTTTACAGCAATTGCCAAAGAGGGGGAGGATTTTTACAATATCGCCTACGCGCTTCATCAGGGCAAGATTCTCCACCGTCAGGCCAAGGCCAAGCTTTTCGCCCTCGGCAGCGAACATGAATATTTTACTCCGGGCGAAGAGGGCACTATTGCCCCTTTTATCTTTGAGGGGATAAAAATCGGTATTCTGATCTGTTTTGAACTTCGCTTCAAGACGCTGTGGCAGCAGCTGGAGGGGTGCGATATTATCGCCGTCCCGGCGCAATGGGGAAAATTACGTACCGATCACTATATCACCCTTACCACCGCATTAGCGGTAATGAACCAATGCTACGTTATCGCTTCCGATGCCGCCAATGACGATACAACGGCAATGAGCGGCATCATCACCCCTTTCGGCGGAGAAATCCGCAACAGCGGCGCGGAAGCGTTAACCTCCCATTATGAAGCGCGCACCGTTGATTCCATGCGCCGATACCTCAACGTAGGAATAAAATGA
- a CDS encoding protein-L-isoaspartate(D-aspartate) O-methyltransferase, translated as MSIDRITIIKTTRMADEIAKKFPLRPIVKNAIIHTNREAFVPLAMRHNAYRLDALPIGAQQYISSPLTVAKMTQYLSPEGCDNVLEIGCGSGYQAAVLSKVFRRVFTIERIESLLLEAKERFRHLHLMNIHTRTDDGQNGWEQYAPYDRILFSASARSIPQKLFDQLREGGILLAPVEKGREQIITRFTKQGGKIHEDPLEVCDFVPVLDGVVR; from the coding sequence ATGAGCATCGATAGAATTACCATTATTAAAACCACACGGATGGCCGATGAAATCGCCAAAAAATTTCCTCTCCGTCCTATCGTCAAAAACGCGATCATCCATACCAATCGCGAAGCCTTTGTCCCCCTTGCTATGCGGCATAACGCCTATCGCCTCGATGCTCTCCCGATCGGTGCCCAGCAATACATCTCCTCACCCCTGACGGTAGCCAAAATGACGCAGTACCTCAGCCCGGAGGGGTGTGATAACGTATTGGAAATTGGCTGCGGAAGTGGTTATCAAGCCGCGGTTCTCTCCAAAGTTTTCCGCCGCGTCTTTACCATTGAGCGGATCGAATCGCTCCTTTTAGAGGCTAAAGAGCGCTTTCGCCATCTTCACTTGATGAATATCCATACCCGTACCGATGACGGTCAAAACGGATGGGAACAATATGCCCCGTATGATCGTATTTTGTTTTCGGCATCGGCACGTTCTATTCCCCAAAAGCTTTTCGATCAGCTCCGAGAGGGGGGAATATTATTAGCTCCCGTCGAAAAAGGACGCGAACAGATCATCACCCGTTTTACGAAGCAAGGCGGCAAAATACATGAAGACCCATTGGAAGTGTGCGATTTCGTCCCTGTACTTGATGGTGTAGTGCGATGA
- a CDS encoding RsmB/NOP family class I SAM-dependent RNA methyltransferase — protein MSLPEAFTERLEKIVPHERYEAIVRTFDSPKNVTFRVNTLKSTTQELEAELKAAHIPYESIGWLEGVYRIAPEHKLALTQTDAFYGGRLYIQNLASMIAPLLLSPQPEETVLDLAAAPGGKTLMLAGMMQNTGWLSAVEPSRERFFRLCDNLKSQGVTNAHTYMTDGRSVGKKCPEMFDRILLDAPCSSEARFKTHDPKSMSFWSIHKVKETSKLQRRLLLSAYDALKPGGKLLYCTCSFSPEENESPLQHLLERHGEHLNTLPLTLPFDNIQKPLERWGKEVFDKRIQNGVRILPTDTIDGFFLCMLEKKTNIT, from the coding sequence ATGAGTCTTCCCGAGGCATTTACGGAACGTTTGGAGAAAATTGTTCCGCATGAGCGCTATGAGGCGATCGTGCGCACGTTTGATTCACCCAAAAATGTTACGTTTCGGGTCAACACCCTCAAATCGACGACGCAAGAGCTCGAAGCCGAACTAAAAGCCGCCCACATACCGTATGAGAGCATAGGATGGCTGGAAGGGGTTTACCGCATTGCCCCCGAACATAAACTGGCCTTGACGCAGACGGACGCTTTCTACGGCGGCCGCCTTTACATCCAAAACCTCGCATCGATGATTGCACCTCTTTTGCTCTCTCCACAGCCTGAAGAGACGGTACTCGATCTTGCCGCCGCCCCGGGCGGAAAAACGCTGATGCTGGCGGGGATGATGCAAAACACCGGCTGGCTCTCTGCCGTTGAACCTTCGCGGGAGCGTTTTTTCCGTCTCTGCGATAACCTCAAATCCCAAGGGGTGACCAACGCCCATACCTATATGACGGACGGTCGCAGTGTTGGAAAAAAATGCCCCGAAATGTTCGACCGTATCCTCCTCGACGCTCCCTGTTCCTCCGAAGCGCGGTTTAAAACCCATGATCCCAAATCAATGTCGTTTTGGTCGATCCATAAAGTGAAAGAGACCTCCAAACTGCAGCGCCGTCTCCTCCTCTCGGCCTATGATGCCCTCAAGCCGGGCGGAAAACTGCTCTACTGCACCTGTTCGTTTTCGCCCGAAGAGAACGAAAGCCCCCTTCAGCATCTTTTAGAGCGCCATGGAGAGCATTTAAATACCCTACCCCTGACTCTGCCCTTCGATAACATTCAAAAGCCTCTGGAACGCTGGGGAAAAGAGGTTTTCGACAAACGGATACAAAACGGTGTCCGGATTCTGCCGACCGATACCATCGACGGATTTTTTCTGTGCATGCTGGAGAAAAAAACAAATATTACCTAA